One genomic window of Gossypium hirsutum isolate 1008001.06 chromosome D11, Gossypium_hirsutum_v2.1, whole genome shotgun sequence includes the following:
- the LOC107892624 gene encoding L-type lectin-domain containing receptor kinase IX.1-like: FASLYCHLSNNGLVFFLAPVGSQIPPNSAGGFLGLFNTTTSDSSQNQIVLVEFDTFENPEWDPTGIGSHVGINENSISSANYTRWNASFHSGDTADVVINYNATTKNLSVSWSYQNTNNPRENSSLSYQIDLMTVLPEWVMVGFSAATGKYVERHTLQYWEFGSSLIVAEDTSGNKARNVRIIPGIVVPVGVLIAGTIIAFIIWRRKKHAKRTPETTNLTSMNDDLERGAGPRRFSYTDLASATNNFSEQRKLGEGGFGAVYRGYLNDLDVEVAVKRISSWSRQRRKEYVTEVKVISQLRHRNLVQLIGWCHDKNDFILVYEFMPNGSLDSHLFGRRSPLTWSVRYRISLGLASALLYLHEEWEQCVVHRDIKSSNAMLDSGFNVKLGDFGLAKLMDHELGPKTTGLAGTLGYLAPEYISTGRASKESDVYSFGVVLLEIATGRKSVDPGRKSDMGLVEWIWGLYGTGELILAIDDKLGKEFDEKQVESLMIVGLWCAHPDCNSRPSIRQAIQVLYLESPLPNLPVKMPVPTYQVSLPSVSSSSEPSVTYSSMNLGR; the protein is encoded by the coding sequence TTTGCTTCTTTGTACTGCCATTTATCCAACAATGGACTTGTCTTCTTTCTCGCTCCTGTTGGCTCTCAAATCCCACCAAATTCAGCTGGTGGCTTTTTGGGATTATTTAATACAACAACCAGCGATTCATCTCAGAACCAAATCGTTCTCGTTGAGTTCGACACGTTTGAAAATCCTGAATGGGATCCAACCGGTATTGGTAGTCATGTTGGGATTAACGAAAACTCAATTTCTTCAGCAAATTATACCAGATGGAATGCTAGCTTTCATAGTGGAGATACGGCAGATGTAGTCATTAACTACAACGCTACTACTAAGAACTTAAGTGTCTCTTGGAGCTATCAAAACACCAATAATCCTCGAGAGAATTCTAGTCTTTCATATCAAATCGATCTGATGACGGTTTTACCAGAGTGGGTCATGGTCGGATTTTCTGCTGCTACAGGTAAGTACGTAGAGAGGCATACACTCCAATATTGGGAATTCGGTTCAAGTTTAATTGTGGCAGAGGATACAAGCGGCAACAAAGCAAGAAACGTTAGAATAATTCCGGGTATTGTAGTTCCTGTGGGTGTTCTGATAGCTGGGACAATTATAGCTTTTATAATTTGGAGGAGGAAGAAGCATGCGAAAAGAACACCAGAAACAACAAACTTGACATCAATGAATGATGATCTTGAAAGAGGAGCTGGACCAAGAAGGTTTTCTTATACTGATCTTGCCTCAGCTACCAATAACTTCTCGGAACAAAGAAAGTTGGGTGAGGGAGGCTTTGGTGCAGTTTATAGGGGCTACCTGAATGATTTGGATGTGGAGGTTGCTGTTAAAAGGATTTCAAGTTGGTCCAGACAACGGAGAAAAGAGTATGTAACTGAAGTGAAGGTGATTAGCCAATTGAGACACAGGAATCTGGTGCAACTAATTGGTTGGTGCCATGATAAAAATGATTTCATACTTGTCTATGAATTTATGCCAAATGGCAGCCTTGATTCCCACCTCTTTGGTAGGAGAAGTCCACTGACATGGTCTGTGAGGTACAGAATATCGCTTGGATTGGCATCTGCACTTCTCTATCTTCATGAAGAGTGGGAGCAGTGTGTGGTGCATCGAGACATTAAATCAAGCAATGCAATGCTTGATTCTGGTTTCAATGTCAAGCTTGGTGACTTCGGATTGGCTAAACTCATGGACCATGAGCTAGGTCCTAAAACAACTGGATTGGCTGGAACTTTAGGCTACTTGGCTCCAGAGTACATAAGCACAGGTAGGGCTAGTAAGGAGTCGGATGTTTATAGCTTTGGGGTAGTCCTTTTAGAAATTGCAACTGGAAGGAAATCTGTTGATCCTGGAAGAAAATCTGACATGGGATTGGTTGAGTGGATTTGGGGTCTTTATGGGACAGGAGAGCTAATTTTGGCTATTGACGACAAGTTGGGCAAGGAATTTGATGAGAAACAAGTGGAGTCTTTGATGATTGTTGGACTGTGGTGTGCTCACCCAGACTGTAATTCAAGGCCATCAATCAGGCAAGCGATTCAAGTTCTTTATTTGGAGTCACCGTTGCCAAATCTTCCAGTCAAGATGCCTGTTCCGACATATCAAGTATCTTTACCATCAGTCTCCTCCTCTTCCGAGCCTTCAGTAACATATTCAAGCATGAATTTGGGGCGTTAA
- the LOC107892623 gene encoding L-type lectin-domain containing receptor kinase IX.1 has protein sequence MPRSFYNILVLPFFYWFLLVPLASSINFHIPRFDPNANDIFYQGDATASVGEIEFNKLNYLCRVGWATYGEMVRLWDSNTGKMSDFTSRFTVTIDTQGSSNSGHGVAFFLAPAGSQIPPNSAGGFLGLFNTTTSDSSTNQIVLVEFDTFPNPEWDPPVQHVGINKNSIASAVYSPWNASFHSGDPADVLITYNATSKNLSVSWSYKKTNNPKEKSSLSYQINLMEVLPEWVMVGFSAATGMYSERHTLHSWEFSSSLDIKETSGKNAKKTRIIIATSVSAAVLLAGILITFIILRRRKQILERNRRVALKVASITDDFERGAGPRRFTFEELVSATNNFSNERKLGEGGFGAVYRGYLADLDMAVAVKKISRGSRQGKREYITEVKIISQLRHRYLVQLVGWCHDKGEFLLVYEFMPNGSLDSHLFDKKTLLTWTSRYKIAQGLASAMLYLHEEWEQCVVHRDIKSSNVMLDLSFNVKLGDFGLARLMDHDLGWQTTRLVGTLGYMAPEYISTGRASKESDVFSFGVVALEIATGRKAINPLKQGSETSLVHWIWHLYEIGEHLSAIDERLNTEFDRDQVECLMIVGLWCAHPDSSLRPSIRQAIQVLNFETDLPELPRIMPTPVYVPTASVSSSEPSITTSSLQIGR, from the coding sequence ATGCCGAGATCCTTTTATAACATACTtgttttaccctttttttattgGTTCTTGCTTGTTCCATTAGCCAGTTCAATCAACTTTCACATTCCTCGGTTCGACCCTAATGCAAATGACATTTTCTATCAGGGAGATGCAACAGCTTCAGTTGGAGAGATTGAATTTAACAAGCTCAATTATCTTTGTCGTGTTGGTTGGGCCACATATGGTGAGATGGTGAGGCTTTGGGACTCTAACACTGGGAAGATGTCCGACTTCACCTCCCGTTTCACAGTCACCATTGACACCCAGGGTTCATCAAATTCTGGCCATGGGGTTGCATTCTTCCTTGCTCCTGCTGGATCTCAAATCCCACCAAACTCAGCTGGTGGCTTTTTAGGCCTGTTTAATACTACAACCTCTGATTCATCTACGAACCAAATAGTTCTTGTGGAATTTGATACTTTTCCAAACCCTGAATGGGATCCTCCAGTTCAGCATGTGGGGATAAACAAGAACTCCATTGCTTCAGCTGTCTATTCACCTTGGAATGCTAGCTTTCACAGTGGAGATCCTGCGGATGTACTGATTACTTACAATGCCACCTCTAAGAATTTGAGTGTGTCCTGGAGCTACAAAAAGACCAACAATCCGAAAGAGAAATCTAGTCTCTCTTATCAAATTAATCTGATGGAGGTTTTGCCAGAGTGGGTTATGGTTGGTTTTTCAGCTGCTACAGGTATGTATTCAGAACGACACACACTGCATTCATGGGAATTCAGTTCAAGTTTGGATATAAAAGAGACAAGTGGAAAGAATGCGAAAAAGACTAGAATTATAATTGCCACTTCGGTTTCAGCTGCTGTCTTGCTAGCTGGAATCCtgataacatttataattttgagGAGACGGAAACAGATACTGGAAAGGAATAGAAGAGTGGCATTGAAAGTAGCATCAATTACTGATGACTTCGAAAGAGGAGCCGGACCAAGAAGGTTCACATTTGAAGAACTTGTTTCAGCAACCAACAACTTCTCCAATGAAAGGAAGTTGGGTGAAGGTGGATTCGGTGCTGTTTACAGGGGTTACTTAGCAGATTTAGATATGGCGGTTGCTGTCAAGAAGATATCAAGAGGTTCCAGGCAAGGAAAAAGGGAGTACATAACCGAGGTGAAGATCATTAGCCAGTTAAGGCATCGGTATCTTGTTCAACTTGTGGGTTGGTGCCATGATAAAGGTGAATTTCTACTCGTGTACGAGTTCATGCCGAACGGTAGCCTTGATTCTCATCTCTTTGACAAGAAAACGCTTCTTACTTGGACTTCAAGGTACAAAATTGCTCAGGGTTTGGCCTCTGCAATGCTCTATCTCCATGAAGAGTGGGAGCAATGCGTGGTGCACCGTGATATAAAATCAAGCAATGTAATGCTGGATTTAAGCTTTAATGTAAAGCTCGGGGACTTCGGGTTGGCTCGGCTTATGGACCATGACCTAGGCTGGCAAACAACCAGGTTGGTTGGAACATTAGGTTACATGGCACCTGAATACATAAGCACAGGTAGAGCTAGTAAAGAATCTGATGTATTTAGCTTTGGAGTGGTTGCCTTAGAAATTGCCACTGGCCGAAAGGCAATTAATCCTTTAAAACAAGGTTCTGAAACGAGTTTGGTTCACTGGATTTGGCATCTGTATGAAATCGGAGAGCATCTGTCTGCAATTGATGAGAGACTTAATACAGAGTTTGACAGGGACCAGGTGGAGTGTTTGATGATCGTTGGATTATGGTGTGCGCACCCTGACAGTAGTCTGAGGCCTTCAATAAGGCAAGCTATTCAAGTCCTGAATTTTGAGACCGATCTGCCAGAACTTCCAAGGATAATGCCAACTCCTGTTTACGTTCCCACTGCATCTGTCAGTTCTAGTGAGCCTTCCATAACCACATCAAGCCTTCAAATTGGCCGCTAA